A window from Corynebacterium accolens encodes these proteins:
- the carA gene encoding glutamine-hydrolyzing carbamoyl-phosphate synthase small subunit: MTDKTPAILVLADGRTFRGYGFGATGTTLGEAVFTTAMTGYQETMTDPSYHRQIVVSAAPHIGNTGWNDEDNESHGNNIWVAGLVIRDLSRRVSSWRAERSLSEEMQAQGVIGIRGIDTRTLVRHLRNYGSISAGLFSGEAATRPVEELLEEVKSQSSMEGADLAAEVSTDKPYVVEAQGEKKHTIVAFDMGVKSATPRYLSQRGIETIVVPSTTTFAEVQSYNPDGVFVSNGPGDPATADDTVATIKKVLAADIPFFGICFGNQLLGRALGLDTYKMKFGHRGINVPVRNLLTGKIDITSQNHGFALKAPDNYDLAEKDAEFASDFGPAHITHICLNDDTVEGVALRNGMAFSVQYHPESAAGPHDANPLFDQFLELMANHTPKK; encoded by the coding sequence GTGACTGATAAAACCCCAGCAATCCTCGTCCTTGCGGATGGGCGTACCTTCCGTGGCTACGGCTTCGGCGCGACCGGCACCACCCTCGGTGAGGCCGTATTTACCACCGCGATGACCGGTTACCAGGAAACGATGACGGATCCGTCCTACCACCGCCAGATCGTCGTCTCCGCCGCCCCGCACATTGGCAATACCGGCTGGAACGATGAGGACAACGAGTCCCACGGCAATAATATCTGGGTCGCAGGCCTGGTTATCCGCGATCTGTCCCGCCGCGTATCCAGCTGGCGCGCCGAGCGCAGCTTGAGCGAAGAAATGCAGGCCCAAGGCGTCATCGGCATCCGCGGCATCGATACCCGCACCCTGGTGCGCCACCTGCGCAACTATGGTTCCATCTCCGCGGGCCTCTTCTCCGGCGAGGCCGCCACCCGGCCCGTCGAGGAACTCCTCGAGGAAGTAAAGAGCCAATCCTCCATGGAGGGCGCGGATCTTGCCGCCGAGGTATCCACCGATAAGCCCTATGTTGTTGAGGCCCAAGGAGAAAAGAAGCACACCATCGTCGCCTTTGACATGGGCGTGAAGTCCGCAACGCCGCGCTACCTCTCCCAGCGCGGCATCGAGACCATCGTAGTGCCGTCAACGACCACCTTTGCAGAAGTTCAGTCCTATAACCCGGATGGCGTCTTTGTCTCCAACGGCCCGGGTGACCCGGCTACTGCCGATGACACCGTTGCCACCATCAAAAAGGTGCTCGCGGCGGACATCCCGTTCTTTGGCATCTGCTTTGGCAACCAGCTGCTCGGGCGCGCGCTGGGCCTAGATACCTACAAGATGAAATTCGGACACCGCGGCATCAACGTCCCGGTACGCAACCTGCTGACTGGCAAGATCGACATCACCTCCCAAAACCACGGCTTCGCGCTGAAAGCGCCAGATAACTACGACCTGGCCGAGAAGGACGCCGAATTCGCCTCGGACTTCGGCCCGGCCCACATCACGCACATCTGCTTGAACGATGACACGGTCGAGGGCGTCGCCCTGCGCAATGGCATGGCCTTTTCGGTGCAGTACCACCCGGAATCCGCCGCCGGCCCGCACGATGCCAACCCGCTCTTTGATCAATTCTTAGAGCTCATGGCCAACCACACCCCGAAAAAGTAG
- a CDS encoding dihydroorotase, producing MTTYPATGRLSAPAENPLLIKNIRLYGEGEPTNVLIRGGVIDAIGPEVQAEGTETIDGGGNVLLPGLVDMHVHLREPGREDTETIESGSKAAAKGGFTAVFTMANTTPVTDQPIIAESVWAKSQALGLCDVHPVGSITKGLEGKSLTEFGMMARSDAKVRMFSDDGKCVQNPQLMRRALEYAKGMDVLLAQHAEDDRMTGGSSAHEGENAARLGLRGWPRVAEESIVARDALLARDYGNRVHICHASTQGTVELLQWAKEHDIPLTAEVTPHHLLMTDDKLRTYDGLFRVNPPLREQRDTEALRQALLDGTIDCVATDHAPHGSEDKCVEFENARPGMLGLESSLAVIAKLFVETGLADWRFIARVMSERPAEITRLPGHGRPLEVGEPANLTIVDPQHHWVSDSAQLASKSQNNPYAGEEFGARVTHTILRGSVTFDLNAATHD from the coding sequence ATGACTACGTACCCAGCTACCGGCCGGCTGTCCGCCCCGGCCGAGAACCCACTACTGATTAAAAATATTCGCCTGTACGGGGAAGGCGAGCCCACCAACGTCCTCATCCGCGGTGGCGTTATTGACGCCATCGGCCCCGAGGTGCAGGCAGAAGGCACCGAGACCATCGACGGCGGCGGCAACGTGTTGCTGCCAGGCCTGGTTGATATGCACGTGCACCTGCGCGAGCCAGGCCGCGAGGATACCGAGACCATCGAGTCCGGTTCCAAGGCCGCGGCCAAGGGCGGGTTTACCGCGGTCTTTACCATGGCCAATACCACGCCGGTCACGGATCAGCCCATCATCGCCGAATCCGTGTGGGCGAAGTCCCAGGCGCTGGGGCTTTGCGATGTCCACCCGGTTGGCTCCATCACCAAGGGCCTAGAAGGCAAGTCCTTGACGGAGTTCGGCATGATGGCGCGTAGCGATGCCAAGGTGCGCATGTTTTCTGATGACGGCAAGTGCGTGCAAAACCCACAGCTCATGCGCCGCGCGCTGGAATACGCCAAGGGAATGGACGTGCTACTGGCCCAGCACGCCGAGGATGACCGCATGACCGGTGGGTCTTCCGCCCACGAGGGCGAAAACGCCGCACGGCTGGGCCTGCGCGGCTGGCCGCGCGTGGCGGAAGAATCCATCGTTGCCCGCGATGCCCTGCTCGCTCGCGATTACGGCAACCGCGTGCACATCTGCCACGCCTCCACGCAGGGCACGGTGGAGCTCCTGCAGTGGGCGAAGGAACACGATATTCCGCTTACCGCAGAGGTCACCCCGCACCACCTGCTGATGACCGATGACAAGCTGCGCACCTATGACGGCCTTTTCCGCGTGAACCCGCCGCTGCGCGAACAGCGCGATACGGAGGCGCTGCGCCAGGCGCTTCTTGATGGGACCATTGACTGCGTCGCCACCGACCACGCGCCGCACGGCTCCGAAGACAAGTGCGTGGAATTCGAAAATGCGCGTCCCGGCATGCTGGGATTGGAGTCCTCGCTGGCGGTCATCGCCAAGCTCTTTGTGGAAACCGGCCTGGCGGACTGGCGCTTTATTGCCCGCGTCATGTCCGAGCGCCCCGCCGAGATCACGCGCCTGCCAGGCCACGGCCGCCCCTTGGAAGTAGGGGAGCCAGCTAACTTAACCATCGTCGACCCGCAACACCACTGGGTATCCGATTCCGCTCAGCTTGCATCCAAGTCCCAGAACAACCCGTACGCGGGCGAGGAATTTGGTGCGCGAGTTACCCACACCATCTTGCGCGGCTCGGTAACGTTCGATCTGAACGCCGCAACCCATGACTAA
- a CDS encoding aspartate carbamoyltransferase catalytic subunit, translating to MKHLIDSAELSRAEIIGLLDEADRFREALDGREVKKLPTLRGRTIYTLFYENSTRTRSSFETAGKWMSADVINLSASTSSVKKGESLKDTGLTLAAIGADAIIMRHPSSGAPQQLAQWVDPDGNGPAVINAGDGAHQHPTQALLDAVTMRQRLGLRGNNGFEGLKVKIVGDCLHSRVVRSNVDLLHTLGTEVTLVGPATLMPWGVDKWPVRVSYDFDAELADADVVMMLRVQQERMDGGFFPSHREYAQLFGLSQQRAAALHKDAIVMHPGPMLRGMEINYAVADMDKTTVLQQVNNGVHMRMAVLFTLLTNGDNAGI from the coding sequence ATGAAACACCTCATCGATAGCGCGGAACTATCCCGCGCAGAGATCATCGGCCTGCTGGATGAGGCCGATCGTTTCCGCGAGGCGCTCGATGGCCGCGAGGTCAAAAAACTGCCGACGCTGCGCGGGCGCACGATTTATACGCTCTTTTATGAAAACTCCACGCGCACGCGCTCGTCCTTTGAAACGGCCGGAAAGTGGATGTCCGCTGACGTTATCAACCTCTCGGCGTCTACCTCGTCCGTGAAAAAGGGCGAGTCCCTCAAAGATACGGGCCTGACGCTGGCGGCCATCGGCGCCGATGCCATCATCATGCGCCACCCCTCTTCCGGCGCGCCGCAACAGCTGGCCCAGTGGGTGGACCCAGATGGCAACGGCCCTGCCGTTATCAATGCCGGCGACGGTGCGCATCAGCACCCGACGCAGGCCTTGCTCGATGCCGTCACGATGCGCCAGCGACTGGGCCTGCGCGGCAATAATGGCTTTGAAGGCCTGAAGGTAAAGATTGTGGGCGATTGCCTGCACTCGCGTGTGGTGCGCTCCAACGTGGATCTCCTGCACACCTTGGGCACGGAGGTCACCCTCGTGGGGCCTGCGACCTTGATGCCGTGGGGCGTGGACAAGTGGCCGGTCCGCGTGTCCTATGACTTTGATGCAGAGCTTGCGGATGCCGATGTCGTGATGATGCTGCGCGTGCAGCAAGAGCGCATGGACGGCGGTTTTTTCCCCTCCCACCGCGAGTACGCGCAGCTCTTCGGGCTCTCGCAGCAGCGCGCCGCGGCGCTGCACAAGGACGCCATTGTCATGCACCCAGGTCCCATGCTGCGCGGCATGGAGATCAACTACGCCGTGGCCGATATGGATAAAACCACGGTATTGCAGCAGGTCAATAACGGTGTCCACATGCGCATGGCAGTGCTTTTTACGCTGCTGACCAATGGGGACAACGCCGGGATTTAA
- the pyrR gene encoding bifunctional pyr operon transcriptional regulator/uracil phosphoribosyltransferase PyrR — protein MSGTDVNANELELLSADDVSRTVARIAHQIIEKTALDSAEAPRVILLGIPSGGVPLAERLAQKIHEFSGVPVPWGSLDITLYRDDLRNFPHRALQPTSIPDGGIDNATVILVDDVLYSGRTIRAALDAVGDVGRPSIIQLAVLVDRGHREVPIRADYVGKNLPTAREEDVSVYIQDIDGRDAVVLTRSTSAGDAAQIRGTHS, from the coding sequence ATGAGTGGAACTGACGTGAACGCGAACGAATTGGAGCTTTTAAGCGCCGATGATGTCTCGCGTACCGTTGCACGCATCGCGCACCAGATTATTGAAAAGACGGCGCTCGATTCCGCGGAGGCCCCGCGGGTCATTTTGCTGGGCATTCCCTCAGGCGGAGTGCCCCTAGCGGAGCGCCTCGCGCAAAAGATACACGAGTTTTCCGGGGTCCCCGTTCCATGGGGCTCGCTCGACATCACGTTGTACAGGGACGATTTGCGCAATTTCCCGCACCGCGCCCTGCAACCGACCTCCATCCCAGACGGAGGCATCGATAATGCCACCGTCATCTTGGTCGATGATGTCCTTTATTCCGGCCGCACCATCCGCGCCGCCCTCGATGCAGTGGGCGATGTTGGCCGGCCTTCGATTATCCAGTTGGCCGTATTGGTGGACCGCGGTCACCGCGAAGTCCCCATCCGCGCCGATTATGTGGGCAAGAACCTGCCCACGGCGCGGGAAGAAGATGTCTCCGTATATATCCAGGACATCGATGGCCGCGATGCCGTAGTCCTCACCCGCTCTACGTCCGCGGGCGATGCCGCGCAGATAAGGGGAACGCACTCATGA
- a CDS encoding TIGR01777 family oxidoreductase yields the protein MSFSAQHVVPASREHVWQWHTRPGALTRLNAPFTLMKPVQQATDLGTGTSLLALPGGLQWTAQHDLARYQAGYSFSDVCVNAPIRKFAKWRHTHRFADHPDGTLITDEVDTRIPAAALTSVFAYRQHQLIEDIAFENRLREGQLGHKPLTIAMTGSRGSVGSALTAQLQTLGHTVIPLVRGTAEAGQREWRPHHPRPDLLEGIDVLVHLAGEPIFGRFNDSHKSDIRDSRVGPTENLARLVAATESVQAMVCASAIGFYGSERGAELLSEDAERGEGFLADVVADWERACDPAREAGKRVVNIRTGIVMSGNSGLLPLLRALFSTGLGGAFGDGNFWYSWVALDDLTDAYIRAIVDEKLAGPVNGASPGPVLNKDFVSALAAELHRPTILPIPQFGPALLLGKQGAQELALADQRVKPQVLEDIGHTFRYPTIQGALAHELGGENLL from the coding sequence GTGAGTTTCTCCGCGCAGCACGTAGTCCCAGCCTCCCGCGAACACGTCTGGCAATGGCATACCCGGCCAGGGGCGCTCACGCGCCTGAACGCCCCCTTCACCTTGATGAAGCCGGTGCAGCAGGCCACCGATCTGGGCACTGGCACCTCCCTGCTCGCCCTGCCCGGTGGTTTGCAGTGGACGGCTCAGCACGACCTTGCGCGCTACCAGGCCGGCTATAGTTTCAGCGATGTGTGCGTCAACGCCCCCATCCGCAAATTTGCCAAGTGGCGCCATACGCACCGTTTTGCCGATCACCCAGACGGGACGCTGATCACGGACGAGGTAGATACCCGCATTCCCGCCGCGGCCCTCACCTCGGTATTCGCCTATCGGCAGCACCAGCTCATCGAGGATATTGCCTTTGAAAACCGCCTGCGCGAAGGCCAACTTGGCCACAAGCCCTTGACCATCGCGATGACCGGCTCGCGCGGCAGTGTGGGCAGCGCGCTGACCGCGCAGCTACAAACCTTAGGCCACACCGTGATCCCGCTGGTGCGCGGCACGGCGGAGGCAGGCCAGCGCGAGTGGCGCCCGCACCACCCGCGGCCCGATCTCCTCGAGGGCATCGACGTGCTCGTACACCTGGCCGGCGAACCCATCTTTGGGCGCTTCAACGATAGCCACAAGTCCGATATCCGCGACTCCCGCGTGGGCCCCACCGAAAACCTCGCCCGCCTGGTCGCCGCGACCGAGTCCGTGCAGGCGATGGTGTGCGCCTCTGCCATCGGCTTTTACGGTTCCGAGCGCGGCGCTGAGCTGCTTTCCGAGGACGCCGAGCGCGGCGAGGGCTTTCTTGCCGATGTCGTGGCGGACTGGGAACGAGCCTGCGACCCCGCCCGCGAGGCCGGAAAGCGCGTGGTCAATATCCGCACCGGCATCGTCATGTCCGGCAATTCCGGCCTGCTGCCGCTCTTGCGCGCACTGTTTTCCACAGGGCTTGGCGGCGCCTTTGGTGACGGCAACTTTTGGTACAGCTGGGTCGCCTTAGACGATCTCACCGATGCCTATATCCGCGCCATCGTGGATGAGAAGCTTGCGGGGCCGGTCAATGGGGCATCGCCAGGCCCGGTGCTCAATAAGGACTTCGTCTCTGCCTTAGCAGCCGAATTGCACCGCCCCACCATACTGCCGATCCCCCAATTCGGCCCAGCCCTGCTCCTGGGCAAGCAAGGCGCGCAAGAACTCGCCTTGGCCGACCAGCGTGTGAAGCCACAGGTACTGGAGGATATAGGCCATACCTTCCGCTACCCCACCATCCAGGGCGCCTTGGCGCACGAACTCGGCGGCGAAAACCTGCTCTAA
- a CDS encoding 3'-5' exonuclease, whose amino-acid sequence MDSEEDVDELTGYHSVCQGPAPIVLHSESKAEEAAVLAAHIKDWTQGEEDVSIGVLTRTNQRGEEIARQLGEHDVAVSAGRRTSTERPVAVMTMHNAKGLEFTHVILLDVNAAALPQRYLLRGLAPAEADEALQRERALLYVAASRARDMLLVSVVGEASELLPA is encoded by the coding sequence GTGGACTCCGAAGAGGACGTGGATGAACTCACCGGATACCACTCAGTGTGCCAGGGCCCAGCACCGATTGTGCTGCATTCGGAGTCCAAAGCGGAGGAAGCCGCAGTGCTGGCTGCGCACATTAAGGACTGGACCCAGGGCGAAGAAGACGTCTCCATCGGCGTACTTACCCGTACCAACCAGCGCGGCGAAGAGATCGCCCGCCAATTGGGTGAGCACGACGTAGCCGTCAGTGCTGGCCGCCGCACCTCCACGGAGCGCCCAGTGGCAGTGATGACGATGCACAACGCCAAAGGCTTAGAGTTTACGCACGTCATCCTCCTCGACGTCAACGCCGCGGCCCTCCCTCAGCGTTACCTATTGAGAGGGCTTGCCCCCGCCGAGGCCGATGAAGCTCTTCAACGAGAGCGGGCGCTGCTTTATGTTGCGGCGTCGCGTGCCCGCGACATGCTCCTAGTCAGCGTGGTCGGGGAGGCATCGGAGCTCTTGCCTGCGTAG
- a CDS encoding alpha/beta hydrolase fold domain-containing protein, with protein MDVARPKWRPVDIEELSCSFEGQAFRARVITPRGDGAPAEPRPVVMWIHGGGHLLGGPAMHDPQTSLIASELGAIVIAPRYHKSTQEPFPADLEECYAALRWMQENGELLGADTSRIAVAGDSAGGGLAAGLAQRTVDEGHSIRALGLVYPMLDHRTIVKEGAVGQFICPPNLNRGAWDMYLGKDHLGTPLPPYASPATRSDHSGMPPTWIGVGDIDLFHDESVAFATALQNAGVETTLDVYAGAYHGFDQVRPRAPQSRRMLADLIEHLGSHL; from the coding sequence ATGGACGTGGCACGTCCGAAGTGGCGTCCGGTGGACATCGAAGAGCTATCTTGTTCTTTTGAAGGCCAAGCATTCCGTGCCCGCGTTATTACTCCACGCGGAGATGGAGCGCCAGCCGAGCCACGTCCCGTGGTGATGTGGATTCACGGCGGAGGTCACCTGCTCGGTGGTCCCGCGATGCATGATCCCCAAACTTCGCTCATCGCATCGGAGCTGGGGGCCATCGTCATCGCACCGCGCTATCACAAATCCACGCAGGAACCTTTTCCTGCGGATCTGGAAGAGTGTTATGCCGCTTTGCGCTGGATGCAGGAAAATGGCGAGCTTTTAGGCGCGGATACTTCGCGCATTGCGGTCGCTGGCGATAGCGCCGGCGGTGGCTTGGCCGCAGGCCTTGCCCAGCGCACGGTGGATGAAGGTCATTCCATTCGAGCGCTTGGATTGGTCTATCCAATGCTTGATCACCGCACCATTGTTAAAGAGGGTGCGGTGGGGCAGTTTATTTGTCCTCCGAATTTAAATCGCGGCGCTTGGGATATGTACTTAGGCAAGGACCATTTAGGAACCCCGCTGCCACCGTATGCATCGCCGGCGACGCGTTCGGATCACTCGGGGATGCCGCCCACGTGGATCGGCGTGGGAGACATCGACCTTTTTCATGATGAATCCGTAGCCTTTGCTACCGCACTGCAGAACGCCGGAGTCGAGACCACACTTGATGTGTATGCAGGTGCTTATCACGGCTTCGATCAGGTACGCCCGCGTGCGCCCCAGTCGCGCAGAATGCTGGCAGATCTTATCGAGCACCTCGGTTCTCACCTCTAG
- a CDS encoding type 1 glutamine amidotransferase domain-containing protein produces the protein MPSALFVVTAADKWTLADGSARPTGYWAEELIAPHRVFKNAGWDIDFATPNAKAPVVDEYSLEVLSEGDRAEQENYLAEIGPDLEDPLNLADVKEADYDLVFYPGGHGPMEDLAYDQDSAKLLQERIDSGRALSLVCHAPAALLALDNDNWPLKGYTMTGFTNAEEGEETIAAAKWVVETRLRELGADFKQTDPMQPYVEVDRNLYTGQNPASSEPLAQRILRDF, from the coding sequence ATGCCTTCCGCACTATTCGTTGTTACCGCCGCTGATAAGTGGACGCTTGCTGATGGCAGCGCCCGCCCTACCGGTTACTGGGCCGAGGAGCTCATCGCTCCGCACCGCGTGTTTAAGAACGCTGGTTGGGATATCGACTTTGCTACGCCGAACGCAAAGGCACCAGTAGTAGACGAGTACAGCCTCGAGGTATTGTCTGAGGGCGACCGCGCCGAGCAGGAGAACTACCTCGCAGAAATCGGCCCGGACCTGGAAGACCCACTGAACCTGGCCGATGTTAAGGAAGCCGACTACGACCTCGTCTTTTACCCCGGCGGCCACGGCCCGATGGAGGACTTGGCTTATGACCAGGACTCTGCCAAGCTGCTGCAGGAGCGCATCGACTCCGGTCGCGCGCTATCCCTGGTCTGCCACGCACCGGCTGCATTGCTCGCGCTGGACAATGACAACTGGCCACTCAAGGGCTACACCATGACCGGCTTTACCAACGCCGAAGAGGGCGAGGAGACCATCGCCGCTGCCAAGTGGGTTGTTGAGACCCGCCTGCGCGAGCTCGGCGCTGATTTCAAGCAGACCGATCCGATGCAGCCTTATGTCGAGGTTGACCGCAACCTCTACACGGGCCAGAACCCAGCATCCTCTGAGCCTTTGGCACAGCGCATCCTGCGCGACTTTTAA
- a CDS encoding adenosine deaminase, producing the protein MHDAPLISPENKDSAESVVEQLPKVSLWEPVRSQASTAEELNADIREQCAQLADDHLVYAELQLNPAAYSFDTSAVVREVAAERFGDLEVRFVLEAAEPAANAEDSAGIAGYTLPEGNAAAAAEFRTKXLPTQIXXGEDFAATESAAXAGVXRLLRXVNMIDDFTADVDGIRPGKASGWIRDRHIPLVFSPVDDVEELTDHPLPLLQQLGFTCSVSSGDSTLSRQFLALSETFGYGLEEFFDLTVKAIENIFDTEETRQRILETVVLPAYEDLSDPELAGPDTEESLQDSGFSMNLNDNASEE; encoded by the coding sequence ATGCACGATGCACCATTAATTAGCCCCGAAAATAAGGATTCCGCCGAGAGCGTGGTGGAACAACTTCCAAAGGTATCCCTGTGGGAACCGGTCCGCTCGCAGGCCAGCACCGCGGAGGAATTGAACGCGGATATCCGCGAGCAGTGCGCCCAGCTTGCCGATGACCACCTGGTCTACGCCGAGCTGCAGCTCAACCCTGCGGCTTACTCTTTCGATACGTCCGCAGTCGTACGCGAGGTGGCCGCGGAACGATTCGGAGATCTCGAGGTACGGTTTGTCCTCGAGGCGGCAGAGCCGGCGGCTAATGCCGAGGACTCTGCGGGCATTGCTGGCTACACCCTGCCGGAGGGGAATGCTGCCGCCGCGGCGGAGTTCCGCACGAAGTMCCTGCCTACCCAGATCGSGGKGGGSGAGGATTTCGCCGCTACCGAAAGCGCCGCCCRGGCCGGCGTGAMCCGTTTGCTGCGMCSGGTRAATATGATTGATGATTTCACCGCCGATGTCGATGGAATCCGCCCAGGCAAGGCCTCCGGATGGATCCGTGACCGACACATTCCACTGGTATTTTCGCCCGTGGACGATGTTGAGGAACTCACTGATCACCCGCTGCCGCTGTTACAGCAGCTTGGTTTTACCTGCTCGGTCTCCTCCGGAGATTCCACGCTGAGCAGGCAGTTTCTCGCCTTGAGCGAGACCTTTGGGTACGGACTGGAGGAGTTTTTCGATCTTACCGTGAAGGCGATTGAGAATATTTTCGACACCGAAGAAACAAGGCAGCGTATCCTTGAGACCGTTGTCCTTCCGGCCTACGAGGACCTCTCCGATCCGGAACTTGCCGGCCCCGATACTGAGGAGTCGCTCCAAGATTCCGGGTTCTCAATGAACCTGAATGACAACGCTTCCGAAGAGTAA
- a CDS encoding RDD family protein, with protein MNADDIAPDFYEKWDLDRNGGEDELSVLLEAKDIKLGQQGYNQDEPRRVQLRIAASILGSAKKRAEYDEALRTGLRPTWGELGTLSSVGQWSPAPRPQPSFHDQPQGPAQVPGFAQPSPYASPYARDPFAQHASPQQQMVPSPAAAPAPVQHQAQKRPSQETRIGMGILDFFLAGGISSAVGAGVDELADVEALSFVVACIVMVVYVLGSEVWMGASPAKILAGYTVRDVDTKEKLSLSQSAKRQWWRLINVIPGIGQLVGMLGAVVHATTINEENNLRGSHDDLANAEVVKRKPRK; from the coding sequence ATGAACGCCGATGATATTGCCCCAGACTTCTACGAAAAGTGGGACCTCGACCGCAATGGTGGCGAGGATGAGCTTTCCGTTTTATTGGAAGCAAAAGACATCAAGCTCGGGCAGCAGGGATATAACCAGGATGAGCCGCGGCGCGTCCAGCTGCGCATAGCGGCCAGCATCCTGGGTTCGGCGAAGAAGAGGGCCGAATACGATGAAGCATTGCGCACTGGTCTCCGCCCGACGTGGGGCGAGCTCGGCACGCTGAGCTCGGTGGGGCAGTGGTCGCCGGCGCCGCGCCCGCAACCGAGCTTCCACGATCAACCGCAGGGCCCGGCGCAGGTGCCGGGTTTTGCCCAGCCTAGCCCGTATGCCTCCCCGTACGCGCGCGATCCATTCGCCCAGCATGCCTCGCCGCAGCAGCAGATGGTGCCATCGCCCGCTGCCGCGCCGGCGCCAGTCCAGCACCAAGCGCAGAAACGGCCGTCCCAGGAAACGCGCATCGGCATGGGCATCTTGGACTTTTTCTTGGCCGGCGGCATCAGCAGCGCGGTTGGCGCGGGCGTCGACGAGCTCGCGGATGTGGAAGCGTTGTCCTTTGTTGTTGCCTGCATCGTGATGGTGGTTTACGTCCTGGGCAGCGAGGTATGGATGGGCGCTAGCCCGGCAAAGATTCTTGCCGGCTATACCGTGCGGGACGTGGATACGAAGGAAAAGCTCAGCCTTAGCCAGTCCGCCAAGCGCCAGTGGTGGCGCCTTATCAACGTGATCCCTGGCATTGGGCAATTGGTGGGCATGCTGGGCGCGGTGGTGCACGCGACCACCATCAACGAGGAAAACAACCTGCGCGGTTCCCACGACGATCTCGCAAACGCCGAAGTGGTTAAGAGGAAGCCGCGCAAGTAG
- a CDS encoding YhjD/YihY/BrkB family envelope integrity protein: protein MSTTTQSSSKKTDHYGIERANADDPGAIDKVRRKSPFVDHLMRMQERYAAEGGNQFSAGITYYSVLSIFPLAMLLVATIAAVLANREDLLNDLQSYITDSIDGNLSESVNEILDTAIDQRGAMFGIGGLTTLWSGLGWMNHLRIGISAMWGIDANDGGSFLKKKFSDLLGLIGLIIAFVVAFGVTAAGSSGLTQKIFDLLGIDSFPGMGYVFFFSGLLLGLIANFIVMWWLIMILPRTKVPKKSGFIGAAIGAVAFEAIKQLSTVIMSSATGSPAGAVFGPVIVLMIVMYLVWRVVLYISAWTATTAESLKYAHPPVPEPAVIRVRNEVREGAPAGAVFGVGAALGAAAVGVAKLFRRK, encoded by the coding sequence GTGTCCACCACCACGCAATCCTCCTCTAAGAAGACGGACCACTACGGCATCGAGCGTGCGAACGCCGATGATCCGGGAGCGATAGATAAGGTACGGCGTAAATCGCCCTTTGTTGACCACCTCATGCGCATGCAGGAGCGCTATGCCGCAGAAGGCGGCAACCAGTTTTCTGCTGGCATTACCTATTACTCGGTCCTGTCCATCTTCCCGTTGGCGATGCTGCTGGTGGCCACCATCGCCGCTGTCCTTGCTAACCGTGAGGACCTGCTCAATGACTTGCAGTCCTATATCACCGACTCCATTGACGGGAACCTCAGCGAGTCGGTCAATGAGATTTTGGATACGGCCATCGACCAGCGCGGCGCCATGTTCGGTATTGGTGGTTTGACTACTCTGTGGTCCGGACTGGGGTGGATGAACCACCTGCGCATCGGCATTTCTGCCATGTGGGGCATCGATGCCAATGACGGCGGCTCCTTCCTGAAAAAGAAGTTCTCTGACCTTCTGGGGCTTATCGGCCTGATCATTGCCTTTGTCGTCGCCTTCGGCGTGACCGCGGCGGGTTCCTCCGGCCTTACGCAGAAGATATTTGACCTCTTAGGTATCGATTCTTTCCCCGGCATGGGTTATGTCTTCTTCTTCAGTGGCTTGTTGCTGGGACTTATCGCCAACTTCATCGTCATGTGGTGGCTGATTATGATCCTGCCGCGCACGAAGGTGCCTAAGAAGTCCGGCTTTATCGGCGCTGCCATTGGTGCGGTGGCATTCGAGGCCATTAAGCAGCTGTCCACGGTGATTATGTCCTCTGCCACCGGCAGCCCGGCCGGTGCGGTCTTTGGCCCGGTCATCGTCCTGATGATTGTCATGTACCTGGTGTGGCGCGTGGTGCTGTATATCTCCGCATGGACTGCGACGACCGCAGAATCCCTGAAGTATGCGCACCCGCCGGTTCCAGAACCCGCCGTTATTCGCGTGCGCAATGAGGTGCGCGAGGGCGCACCGGCCGGCGCGGTCTTCGGCGTGGGTGCCGCTTTGGGCGCTGCGGCCGTGGGCGTGGCGAAGCTTTTCCGCCGGAAATAA